In Penaeus chinensis breed Huanghai No. 1 chromosome 26, ASM1920278v2, whole genome shotgun sequence, a single genomic region encodes these proteins:
- the LOC125038849 gene encoding protein king tubby 1-like: MTVVLPGMTADHQRVEFRSSGEHDSLIDRWKSKNMDQLIELCNKTPVWNDDTQSYVLNFHGRVTQASVKNFQIVHESDVEYIIMQFGRVAEDVFTMDYRYPMCALQAFGIALSSFDSKLACE, encoded by the exons ATGACCGTCGTGCTGCCCGGGATGACAGCGGATCACCAGCGGGTCGAGTTCAGGTCAAGTGGAGAACATGACAGTCTCATTG ACCGCTGGAAGAGTAAAAATATGGACCAGCTCATCGAACTCTGTAACAAGACCCCTGTGTGGAATGACGACACCCAAAGCTACGTCCTGAATTTCCACGGGCGAGTCACGCAGGCCTCCGTCAAAAATTTCCAGATTGTCCATGAGAGTGATG TGGAGTACATCATCATGCAGTTTGGACGCGTGGCAGAGGACGTGTTTACGATGGACTATCGATACCCCATGTGTGCTCTGCAGGCTTTTGGCATAGCACTGTCTTCATTCGACTCGAAGTTAGCATGTGAATAA